From the genome of bacterium, one region includes:
- a CDS encoding DUF4911 domain-containing protein, with protein MQPKEIVVRNFKIDPKDIVFIKAVLESYEGMVVMRTLEVGKPVIELLIAHDFAATVDRVIRELQSQVLLEEVPRPSDAPEW; from the coding sequence ATGCAGCCCAAAGAAATCGTCGTCCGAAATTTCAAGATCGATCCCAAGGATATCGTCTTCATCAAAGCGGTCCTCGAATCCTATGAAGGCATGGTCGTCATGCGGACCCTGGAGGTCGGCAAGCCGGTCATCGAGCTGCTCATCGCCCATGACTTCGCGGCCACCGTCGACCGGGTCATCCGGGAGCTTCAGTCCCAGGTCCTGCTGGAAGAGGTGCCCCGCCCTTCCGATGCGCCGGAGTGGTGA
- a CDS encoding DNA-formamidopyrimidine glycosylase family protein, with the protein MPELAEAALMAREMSEATRKRPLRRMIFAGDRPFLRKIVPPPVQKAWRSFLDHPLEISSLGKRVYFGVQGSERRIGVHLGMSGRFGAGGPSPERRRHGFLILEWDGARFHYSDYRRFSRMKLSEGPMNHAIGGWDPKRGLHFNPATELKRTVAEVLGNFRRKPRISWLLDHGKITGVGNYMANDALGRLDLSPFEPAASLEEAVRILRECQKVAALIFRRRGELAGNLGFYEAGKVPRILYRGRPLYTRFKLPR; encoded by the coding sequence ATGCCCGAGCTAGCCGAAGCCGCCTTGATGGCCCGAGAGATGAGCGAAGCGACCCGAAAGCGCCCCTTGCGGCGGATGATCTTCGCCGGCGACCGCCCCTTCTTGCGCAAAATCGTCCCACCGCCGGTGCAAAAAGCCTGGCGCTCCTTCCTCGATCATCCCTTGGAGATCTCCTCGCTGGGCAAGCGAGTTTATTTTGGCGTCCAAGGCTCGGAGCGCCGGATCGGAGTCCACTTGGGAATGAGCGGGCGTTTCGGAGCCGGCGGGCCCAGCCCCGAACGCCGCCGCCACGGCTTCCTGATCCTCGAATGGGACGGCGCCCGCTTCCATTATTCGGACTACCGCCGCTTCAGCCGGATGAAATTGAGCGAGGGGCCCATGAATCACGCGATCGGCGGCTGGGATCCGAAGCGCGGGCTGCATTTCAACCCGGCCACCGAGCTGAAAAGGACGGTCGCCGAGGTCTTGGGCAATTTTCGTCGCAAGCCGCGGATCTCCTGGCTCTTGGATCACGGCAAAATCACGGGTGTCGGTAACTACATGGCCAACGACGCCTTGGGCCGGCTCGACCTCTCGCCTTTCGAACCGGCGGCCTCGCTCGAGGAGGCCGTGCGGATTTTGCGGGAATGCCAAAAGGTCGCGGCCCTGATCTTTCGGCGCCGCGGTGAACTTGCTGGAAACCTCGGCTTCTACGAAGCCGGTAAAGTGCCACGGATCCTTTACCGCGGCCGGCCGCTTTACACGCGCTTTAAACTGCCTCGTTGA
- a CDS encoding DUF547 domain-containing protein: protein MLSSAAPAAAQDLIEAKSYRVKGSGEAISSKPGDVQPPPAEAAPAGPQAGSSSLSELPANLNSILGVTNLPAAPPRPQLPPEYIYHEVENPLPVPVHKKPAVEYVNHEVFDRILYRYVSKSGWFDYRSMKRDKEAMENLDAYVKDLIALNPSSLPDTQDRLASWLNLYNAMVLREILKHYPVENLLKIPDYYGARRFKIGAKDFSLMEIEEVVFKQELQEPRTVFARINGASSAPRFIKEAFAGDKIDRQLEDRTLAFFKDPENLQYDAKRKVLLLNATLLWYEKEFIDLRGFLGNYLSGLPPIYNLTFRGYDWKLNDSKLH from the coding sequence TTGCTCTCATCGGCCGCTCCGGCCGCGGCTCAGGATCTCATCGAGGCCAAAAGCTACCGGGTGAAGGGCTCGGGCGAAGCCATATCCTCCAAGCCCGGCGATGTCCAGCCGCCACCGGCCGAAGCCGCGCCGGCGGGGCCCCAAGCGGGATCAAGCTCGCTGTCGGAGCTTCCGGCCAACCTCAATTCGATTCTCGGCGTGACCAACCTGCCGGCCGCCCCACCGCGGCCCCAGCTTCCGCCCGAGTATATCTACCACGAAGTCGAAAACCCCCTCCCGGTGCCGGTGCACAAGAAGCCGGCGGTGGAATACGTCAATCATGAAGTCTTCGACCGGATCCTCTATCGCTATGTCAGCAAGTCCGGTTGGTTCGACTATCGGAGCATGAAGCGCGACAAGGAGGCGATGGAGAACCTCGACGCCTACGTCAAGGACCTCATCGCCTTGAATCCCTCGAGCCTGCCCGACACCCAGGACCGGTTGGCTTCTTGGCTCAATCTCTACAACGCCATGGTCCTGCGCGAGATCCTGAAGCATTACCCGGTGGAGAATCTGCTCAAGATCCCGGACTATTACGGCGCCCGCCGCTTCAAGATCGGAGCCAAGGACTTTTCGCTGATGGAGATCGAGGAAGTCGTCTTCAAGCAGGAGCTGCAGGAGCCGCGCACCGTCTTCGCCCGGATCAACGGGGCTTCCAGCGCGCCGCGCTTCATCAAGGAGGCTTTCGCCGGCGACAAGATCGATCGCCAGCTCGAGGACCGGACCCTGGCCTTCTTCAAGGACCCCGAGAATCTCCAGTACGACGCCAAGCGCAAGGTTTTGCTGCTCAACGCCACCTTGCTGTGGTACGAGAAGGAGTTCATCGACCTCCGGGGATTCCTCGGGAACTACCTGAGCGGCTTGCCGCCGATCTACAACCTCACGTTCCGGGGCTACGACTGGAAGCTTAACGACTCGAAACTTCATTGA
- a CDS encoding glutathione S-transferase family protein encodes MPGLQLVIGNKNYSSWSLRPWLLLRQMGLEFEEILIPLFREDWKAEVLKHSPSGKVPVLIEDGRTIWDSLAIAEYLAEKYPRMNLWPEDPAARAMARSVSAEMHSSFAALRTECPMNVRRKPVPIELKPEVQADVARIQEIWREARSRHSKFGPFLFGHFSIADAMYAPVVFRFTRYAIEMDATARAYAETILGLPAIQEWIQAALAETWMIPMNEK; translated from the coding sequence ATGCCCGGCCTTCAACTCGTCATCGGCAACAAGAACTACTCTTCCTGGTCGCTGCGGCCCTGGCTGCTGTTGCGCCAGATGGGGCTGGAATTCGAGGAAATCCTCATTCCGCTCTTTCGCGAGGATTGGAAGGCCGAGGTTTTGAAACATTCGCCTTCGGGCAAGGTGCCGGTCCTGATCGAGGACGGACGGACGATTTGGGACTCACTGGCCATCGCCGAGTATCTGGCCGAGAAATATCCTCGAATGAACCTCTGGCCCGAGGACCCGGCGGCCCGGGCCATGGCCCGCTCGGTCTCGGCCGAGATGCATTCCAGCTTCGCCGCCCTGCGCACCGAATGTCCGATGAACGTCCGCCGCAAGCCGGTGCCGATCGAGCTTAAGCCCGAGGTCCAGGCTGACGTCGCCCGCATCCAGGAAATCTGGCGCGAGGCCCGCTCCCGCCACTCGAAATTCGGCCCCTTCCTCTTCGGCCACTTCTCGATCGCCGACGCCATGTATGCGCCGGTGGTCTTCCGCTTCACCCGCTACGCCATCGAGATGGACGCGACGGCCCGAGCCTACGCCGAGACGATCTTGGGTTTGCCGGCGATCCAGGAATGGATCCAGGCGGCCTTGGCCGAGACTTGGATGATTCCGATGAATGAGAAATAA
- a CDS encoding protein kinase, which translates to MNPASPIPFGRYVLLEKIASGGMAEIFRAVLTGVEGFEKVVVLKRIHPVWSERREFITMLVDEAKLLVHLNHPNIVQVFELGREGETYYIAMEYVEGVDLRHLVQRLKTAQRRLPPELALHIAVETLKGLHYAHERTLKNRGKLGIVHRDVSPQNILLSFEGEVKVTDFGIAKALTQTHETQTGVLKGKYAYMSPEQALGAALDARTDVFAAAIVLYELLFARRLFAAGSEVETLDKVRKAEIPWPEETADLFAGLKEALARALEKDPERRFPDAESFAEALNACRPAGAKADRRSLAAFLTELFSEEIVQRRQELSRGTASFRQTKVAPLEGESTVSLAEEPPTEIDPPPASLSQAREENLQALMAISQRRRNSLKLFAALVLAALILTPLWFWLSGEWGAPKTLMGPIAVRMPAPESRPQAAPPASPTPKPSLGSLRLKVLPAGAQIRARFPGGERQGIGELRLEGLPIGGEVQAEASLANYEGQSKTLTVGSEPSPSPYVFELTKKAPGFGSLRVSAVPWGRVTVAGYFSGQETPAIRGKIPEGRYSVTVRNPALGKTLSGSAVIKSGKTAQCSADFEGGKMRCW; encoded by the coding sequence ATGAATCCAGCATCTCCCATCCCTTTCGGACGCTACGTCCTTCTGGAAAAGATCGCGTCCGGCGGCATGGCCGAAATATTCCGAGCCGTCCTCACCGGCGTCGAGGGCTTCGAAAAAGTCGTCGTCCTCAAGCGCATTCATCCGGTTTGGTCGGAGCGCCGCGAATTCATCACCATGCTGGTCGACGAAGCCAAGCTGCTCGTCCACCTCAACCACCCCAACATCGTCCAAGTTTTCGAGCTGGGCCGCGAGGGCGAGACCTATTACATCGCGATGGAGTACGTCGAGGGCGTCGACTTGCGCCATCTGGTGCAGCGCCTCAAGACGGCACAGCGCCGGCTGCCGCCGGAGTTGGCGCTGCACATCGCGGTCGAGACCTTGAAGGGATTGCATTACGCTCACGAGCGGACCTTGAAGAATCGCGGCAAGCTGGGCATCGTCCACCGCGACGTCAGTCCCCAGAACATCCTGCTCAGCTTCGAGGGCGAGGTGAAGGTCACCGACTTCGGGATCGCCAAGGCGCTGACTCAGACTCACGAGACCCAAACCGGCGTCCTCAAGGGCAAGTACGCCTACATGTCGCCGGAGCAGGCGCTGGGCGCCGCCCTCGACGCCCGCACCGACGTCTTTGCGGCCGCCATCGTCCTCTACGAGCTGCTCTTCGCCCGCCGGCTCTTCGCCGCCGGCAGCGAGGTCGAGACTCTGGACAAGGTTCGCAAGGCCGAGATCCCTTGGCCCGAGGAGACGGCCGATCTTTTCGCTGGATTGAAGGAAGCTTTGGCTCGGGCTTTGGAGAAAGATCCGGAACGACGCTTCCCCGACGCCGAGTCCTTTGCCGAGGCCTTGAACGCCTGCCGCCCGGCCGGCGCCAAGGCCGATCGGCGCTCCTTGGCTGCCTTTCTGACCGAGCTCTTTTCCGAGGAGATCGTTCAGCGACGCCAGGAGCTGAGCCGCGGGACCGCCAGCTTTCGTCAGACCAAGGTCGCTCCGCTGGAAGGGGAATCCACCGTCTCCTTGGCCGAGGAGCCGCCGACCGAGATCGATCCTCCGCCGGCTTCTTTGAGCCAGGCTCGGGAGGAAAACCTCCAGGCCTTGATGGCGATCTCGCAGCGGCGCCGAAATTCGCTCAAGCTCTTCGCGGCCTTGGTTTTGGCGGCGCTGATCCTCACGCCGCTGTGGTTTTGGTTGAGCGGCGAGTGGGGAGCCCCGAAAACCCTCATGGGGCCGATCGCGGTGCGGATGCCGGCTCCCGAATCCCGGCCGCAAGCCGCGCCGCCAGCTTCGCCGACGCCGAAGCCCTCCTTGGGCTCGCTTCGCCTGAAGGTCCTGCCCGCGGGAGCCCAAATCCGAGCCCGTTTTCCCGGCGGCGAGCGCCAGGGAATCGGCGAGCTCCGGCTCGAGGGCTTGCCGATTGGCGGCGAGGTCCAGGCCGAGGCCTCTTTGGCCAATTATGAGGGGCAGTCCAAGACTTTGACGGTTGGCTCAGAACCTTCGCCCTCACCCTACGTTTTTGAACTCACCAAGAAGGCGCCCGGCTTTGGTTCACTGCGAGTCAGCGCCGTGCCCTGGGGAAGGGTGACCGTGGCCGGCTATTTCTCGGGCCAAGAAACGCCGGCGATCCGGGGAAAGATCCCGGAAGGCCGCTATTCGGTGACGGTGCGGAACCCGGCGCTGGGCAAGACCCTGAGCGGATCGGCGGTCATCAAGAGCGGAAAGACCGCCCAATGCTCGGCCGACTTCGAGGGTGGGAAGATGCGATGCTGGTAA
- a CDS encoding pitrilysin family protein, translated as MTSILILLALLLAAAPLRANPGLLDEVREITLSNGMRFLLLRRPGAPVFAAYIQVKVGGIDEADGQTGIAHLLEHMAFKGTTEIGTTDAAAERRLLAEIEKVQAEWSSAAPARKAELEKRRRQLAEEASRYVVKEEFSQIYMRNGGSGLNATTSQDLTSYFVQLPNTKLKLWAFLESSRLRDPVFREFYSERDVVREERRSRVDDSPFGKLYESMMETAFEVSPYRRPTIGYASDVQKLSATQLEQFYKRYYVPSNMVGAVVGDIDLAETAKILEEYFGKIPPGPKPPEVTAKEPQPTAPKRVDVPFAASPMLMAAYLKPTMPHPDDYSFDVFVQVVCEGRTSRLYRRLVVQDRLVQNIGCSSGSPGSRLDNLFLIYAAPLPGHSTEEVLAAVDDELARIKSEGVGEAELKKAKKSLLAEWNYEMQSNDDVAQMLSYFEAVTGNWRYIQDHPAKIKGIGSADLQKLVATYLQPQRRRLAVLVPKS; from the coding sequence TTGACATCCATTCTTATCCTACTGGCTTTGCTCCTTGCCGCCGCTCCGCTCCGCGCCAACCCCGGCTTGCTCGACGAAGTCCGGGAGATCACCCTTTCCAACGGCATGCGCTTCCTCCTTTTGCGCCGCCCCGGGGCTCCGGTTTTCGCCGCTTATATCCAAGTGAAAGTCGGCGGCATCGACGAGGCCGATGGCCAGACCGGGATCGCCCACCTGCTCGAGCACATGGCCTTCAAGGGAACCACCGAAATCGGCACCACCGACGCCGCCGCCGAGCGCCGGTTGCTGGCCGAGATCGAGAAGGTCCAAGCCGAATGGTCCTCGGCTGCGCCGGCCCGGAAGGCCGAGCTGGAAAAGCGTCGCCGGCAGCTGGCCGAGGAGGCCTCGCGCTACGTCGTCAAGGAGGAGTTCTCCCAGATCTACATGCGCAACGGCGGATCCGGCCTCAACGCCACCACCAGCCAGGATCTCACGAGCTATTTTGTCCAGCTCCCCAACACCAAGCTGAAGCTCTGGGCCTTCCTCGAGTCGAGCCGGCTGCGCGACCCGGTCTTTCGCGAGTTTTATTCGGAACGCGACGTGGTCCGGGAAGAGCGTCGCAGCCGGGTCGACGATTCGCCCTTCGGCAAGCTCTACGAGTCGATGATGGAAACGGCCTTCGAGGTCAGCCCCTATCGCCGGCCGACGATCGGTTACGCCAGCGACGTCCAGAAGCTGAGCGCGACCCAGCTCGAGCAGTTCTACAAAAGATACTACGTTCCATCGAACATGGTCGGGGCGGTGGTCGGGGACATCGACCTCGCCGAAACCGCCAAGATCCTGGAGGAGTATTTCGGAAAAATTCCGCCGGGCCCCAAGCCGCCGGAAGTGACGGCGAAGGAGCCCCAGCCGACCGCGCCGAAGCGGGTCGACGTGCCGTTCGCCGCCTCCCCGATGCTGATGGCGGCCTATCTCAAGCCGACCATGCCCCATCCCGACGACTACAGCTTCGACGTCTTCGTCCAGGTGGTTTGCGAGGGCCGGACCAGCCGGCTCTACCGCCGCCTGGTGGTCCAAGACCGGCTGGTCCAAAACATCGGCTGCAGCTCGGGCTCGCCGGGCTCGCGGCTCGACAACCTCTTCTTGATTTACGCCGCGCCCTTGCCGGGTCACAGCACCGAGGAAGTCTTGGCCGCCGTCGACGACGAGTTGGCCCGGATCAAGAGCGAGGGGGTGGGGGAGGCCGAGCTGAAGAAGGCCAAGAAGAGCCTGCTCGCCGAATGGAACTACGAGATGCAGAGCAACGACGACGTCGCCCAGATGCTGAGCTACTTCGAGGCCGTCACCGGCAATTGGCGCTACATCCAAGATCACCCGGCCAAGATCAAGGGCATCGGCTCGGCCGACCTGCAGAAGCTCGTCGCGACCTACCTTCAACCTCAACGCCGCCGCCTCGCGGTCCTGGTGCCAAAATCATGA
- the rlmN gene encoding 23S rRNA (adenine(2503)-C(2))-methyltransferase RlmN, which yields MAHLYKDRVEERKNIKALTASRLAEVLKDWGVEGYRAEQVFRWIYQKDAAGFEEMTNLSKALRAKLAEHFTIERLKPSAVQISADGTRKFLFQLSDKESIESVLIPNEERQTLCISTQVGCAMACTFCLTGTLGLTRNLSHYEIVEQVMAVQREIGAETRLTNVVYMGMGEPLHNFDNTVESVRLLIEEKALNFSKNKVTVSTSGLVPQMLKFGELLDVKLAVSLTGTTDEMRDQLIPVNRKYDLKALLQACRDYPMKRRNRITFEYTLLKGVNDSIEDAKRLIKLLQGIPAKVNLIPFNEYPGSPYQRCPESTMLAFQKYLLDRHVQANIRTSRGRDILGACGQLKAEMESKRRPLTTPAHRKGGAPLPAGPGTEAPG from the coding sequence TTGGCGCACCTATATAAGGACCGGGTGGAAGAGCGCAAGAACATCAAGGCACTGACCGCAAGCCGGCTGGCCGAGGTCCTGAAGGACTGGGGCGTCGAGGGCTATCGGGCCGAGCAGGTCTTCCGCTGGATCTACCAGAAGGACGCGGCCGGCTTTGAGGAGATGACCAACCTCTCCAAGGCGCTCCGAGCCAAGCTGGCCGAGCACTTCACCATCGAGCGGCTCAAGCCGTCGGCGGTCCAGATCTCGGCCGATGGGACCCGCAAATTCCTCTTCCAGCTTTCGGATAAAGAAAGCATCGAGAGCGTCCTCATCCCCAACGAGGAGCGCCAGACTCTCTGCATCTCGACCCAGGTCGGCTGCGCCATGGCCTGCACTTTCTGCCTGACCGGCACCTTGGGCCTGACCCGGAACCTGAGCCACTACGAGATCGTCGAGCAGGTGATGGCGGTGCAGCGCGAGATCGGCGCCGAGACCAGGCTCACCAACGTCGTCTACATGGGCATGGGCGAGCCGCTGCACAATTTCGACAACACCGTCGAGTCGGTCCGGCTCCTGATCGAGGAGAAGGCGCTCAATTTCAGCAAGAACAAGGTGACGGTCTCGACCAGCGGGCTGGTGCCCCAGATGCTGAAGTTCGGCGAGCTGCTCGACGTCAAGCTGGCGGTCTCGCTCACCGGCACCACCGACGAGATGCGGGACCAGCTGATCCCGGTGAACCGAAAATATGATTTGAAGGCTCTGCTCCAGGCCTGCCGCGATTATCCGATGAAGCGGCGCAACCGCATCACCTTCGAGTACACGCTGCTCAAGGGAGTCAACGACTCGATCGAGGACGCCAAGCGCCTGATCAAGCTCTTGCAGGGGATTCCGGCCAAAGTGAACTTGATTCCCTTCAACGAGTATCCGGGCAGCCCCTACCAGCGCTGCCCCGAGTCGACGATGTTGGCTTTTCAGAAATACCTGCTCGACCGCCATGTCCAGGCCAATATCCGGACCAGCCGGGGCCGCGACATCTTGGGGGCTTGCGGCCAACTGAAGGCCGAGATGGAGAGCAAGCGGCGGCCGCTCACCACTCCGGCGCATCGGAAGGGCGGGGCACCTCTTCCAGCAGGACCTGGGACTGAAGCTCCCGGATGA